One Candidatus Methanoperedens sp. genomic window, TCCTGCTTATTTTCCCATGTGTGAGCCATCCGATAATACCTTCTTCGTAACCGATATCCGGTTTGTCCGTTAAAGGAATAAATGCCTCTGAGATGGTTATTCCTTCATCCACGACGCGCTTTGTGCATTCTGCAGGATATTCAAAAGAAGGCCCAAGACCAAGATATATCCGTGTGCCGTCAAAGATGGCACAGCAGCAGAAGTTCATATAACCGCTTATGGTTTCAGGCACGCGGGATATACCGTCCTCGATCCCTACCGAATATTCGCAATCCCTGAAAACAGATCTTGCCCTCGTAACTGCACCTTTGATAATTTCATCAAGGCTTGTGGGCTGCTCGCTGACCCCGGAATTGCATGCTGCGCCAATTACCTGGTACGAATTGAAGACCTCACTGACTGCTTTTATTTTATTCTTGTTCAAAGAAGCGACAATAATTACTTTTGTTCCTTTTCCAGGCATAACTTTCCTTTTTTCTTGAAATATGGCCATCCGGTCTTACAAAGATGAACTCTTCCGATCGGGTCTTC contains:
- the yjjX gene encoding inosine/xanthosine triphosphatase; its protein translation is MAIFQEKRKVMPGKGTKVIIVASLNKNKIKAVSEVFNSYQVIGAACNSGVSEQPTSLDEIIKGAVTRARSVFRDCEYSVGIEDGISRVPETISGYMNFCCCAIFDGTRIYLGLGPSFEYPAECTKRVVDEGITISEAFIPLTDKPDIGYEEGIIGWLTHGKISRTEYTKHAVEMAKVQIDNKRLYY